The following are encoded together in the Gasterosteus aculeatus chromosome 7, fGasAcu3.hap1.1, whole genome shotgun sequence genome:
- the msmp1 gene encoding prostate-associated microseminoprotein: protein MKMELAGVNWMLAAAVFLLCASGGSSAPMLCHFNSRALCEFEGRHFSLGESWMDDACMQCTCLHPVGVGCCETVHRPVDFPAWCDVRVDSATCKVGLVQTADPRLPCYPGEEIRDPGHGSLQPQQHLMG from the exons ATGAAGATGGAGCTCGCCGGGGTCAACTGGATGCTTGCAGCTGCCGTGTTTCTCCTGTGTGCCAGTGGCGGGTCTTCTGCGCCGATGCTGTGCCACTTCAACTCCAGAG CGCTGTGTGAGTTCGAAGGGAGGCACTTCTCGCTGGGGGAAAGCTGGATGGACGACGCTTGTATGCAGTGCACCTGCCTGCATCCCGTCGGCGTCGGCTGCTGCGAGAC GGTGCATCGGCCGGTGGATTTCCCTGCGTGGTGCGACGTGCGTGTGGATTCAGCGACGTGCAAAGTGGGCCTGGTCCAGACAGCCGACCCCCGCCTGCCCTGCTACCCTGGTGAGGAAATCAGGGACCCCGGCCACGGATCGCTTCAGCCGCAGCAGCACCTCATGGGGTAG